In Quercus lobata isolate SW786 chromosome 12, ValleyOak3.0 Primary Assembly, whole genome shotgun sequence, a genomic segment contains:
- the LOC115971579 gene encoding protein EXORDIUM-like has protein sequence MASLVPTYLLLQLVLVISFFQFNLAARRLADSAESQQPLLFQYHNGALLTGKISINLIWYGKFKPTQRAIISDFITPLSTSTPTTAQPSVATWWKTTDKYYHLVNSKKPSTLVLSMGTQIIDETYSLGKSLSNQQIEELASKGAQKNAINVVLTSDDVAVEGFCMSKCGTHGSLKGASVQGKSYKFAYIWVGNSETQCPGQCAWPFHQPIYGPQSPPLVAPNNDVGLDGMVMNLASLLAGTTTNPFGNGYFQGPKDAPLEAASACPGVYGKGAYPGYAGDLLVDPTTGASYNANGGNGRKYLLPALFDPSTKSCSTLV, from the coding sequence ATGGCCTCTTTGGTTCCCACCTATCTTTTGCTACAATTAGTTCTGGTCATCTCTTTCTTCCAATTCAACTTAGCAGCAAGAAGGCTTGCTGATTCAGCTGAATCTCAACAACCTTTACTCTTCCAATACCACAATGGTGCTCTTCTCACTGGAAAAATCTCCATTAATCTAATCTGGTATGGCAAATTCAAGCCCACACAAAGAGCTATTATCTCAGATTTCATTACCCCCCTTTCTACTTCCACACCCACAACAGCCCAACCCTCTGTTGCCACCTGGTGGAAAACCACAGATAAATACTACCACCTAGTCAACTCTAAGAAGCCCTCCACTCTTGTTCTCTCAATGGGTACACAGATCATTGATGAGACTTACTCCTTAGGCAAATCACTCTCAAATCAGCAAATAGAAGAGTTGGCATCAAAGGGTGCCCAGAAAAATGCTATCAATGTGGTTTTGACATCCGATGATGTGGCAGTTGAGGGCTTTTGTATGAGCAAGTGTGGAACCCATGGATCTCTAAAGGGTGCATCTGTTCAAGGCAAAAGCTACAAGTTTGCTTACATTTGGGTTGGCAATTCAGAGACTCAATGCCCAGGTCAATGCGCTTGGCCATTCCACCAGCCCATCTATGGACCCCAAAGCCCACCCCTGGTTGCACCGAATAACGATGTGGGTTTGGACGGCATGGTCATGAACCTGGCTAGCCTATTGGCTGGTACAACTACCAACCCATTTGGAAATGGCTACTTCCAAGGACCAAAGGACGCGCCATTAGAGGCTGCATCGGCTTGTCCTGGTGTGTATGGCAAGGGGGCTTACCCTGGCTATGCTGGGGACCTCTTGGTTGACCCAACAACAGGTGCTAGCTATAATGCAAATGGTGGCAATGGAAGGAAATACTTGCTTCCAGCTCTTTTTGACCCGTCTACCAAATCTTGTTCTACTCTAGTTTGA
- the LOC115971745 gene encoding protein EXORDIUM-like: protein MASLVSTHLLLQLVLVFSFFHFNLAARRLADSAETQQPLLFQYHNGPLLTGKISINLIWYGKFKPSQRAIISDFIASLSTSTPTKAQPSVATWWKTTDKYYQLSNSKKPSTLVLSMGTQIIDETYSLGKSLSNQQIEQLASKGAQANAINVVLTSDDVLVEGFCMSKCGTHGSLTGASVQGKSNKFAYIWVGNSETQCPGQCAWPFRQPIYGSQSPPLVAPNNDVGLDGMVINLASLLAGTTTNPFGNGYFQGPKDAPLEAASACPGVYGKGAYPGYAGELLVDPATGASYNANGANGRKYLVPALFDPSTQTCSTLV, encoded by the coding sequence ATGGCTTCTTTAGTTTCCACACATCTATTACTACAGCTAGTGCTAGTATTCTCTTTCTTCCATTTCAACCTGGCAGCAAGGAGACTTGCTGATTCAGCTGAAACCCAACAACCTTTGCTCTTCCAATACCACAATGGTCCTCTTCTCACCGGAAAAATCTCCATTAATCTCATCTGGTATGGCAAATTCAAGCCCTCTCAAAGAGCTATTATCTCAGATTTCATTGCCTCCCTTTCTACTTCCACACCCACAAAAGCCCAACCCTCTGTTGCAACCTGGTGGAAAACCACTGATAAATACTACCAACTCAGCAACTCAAAGAAGCCATCTACTCTTGTACTCTCAATGGGTACCCAGATCATTGATGAGACTTACTCCTTAGGCAAATCACTCTCAAATCAGCAAATAGAACAGTTGGCATCAAAAGGTGCCCAAGCAAATGCCATCAACGTAGTTCTGACATCAGATGATGTGTTAGTTGAAGGTTTTTGTATGAGCAAGTGTGGAACCCATGGATCTCTAACGGGTGCATCTGTTCAAGGCAAAAGCAACAAATTTGCTTACATTTGGGTTGGTAATTCGGAGACTCAATGCCCAGGCCAATGCGCGTGGCCATTCCGCCAGCCCATCTATGGATCCCAGAGCCCACCCCTGGTTGCTCCCAACAACGATGTGGGTCTGGACGGTATGGTCATCAACCTTGCTAGCCTCTTGGCTGGTACAACTACAAACCCATTTGGAAATGGCTACTTCCAAGGACCAAAGGATGCACCATTAGAGGCTGCATCTGCTTGTCCTGGTGTGTATGGCAAGGGGGCTTACCCTGGTTATGCTGGGGAGCTTTTGGTTGACCCTGCGACTGGTGCTAGCTATAATGCAAATGGTGCTAATGGAAGGAAATACTTGGTCCCAGCACTCTTTGACCCATCTACCCAAACATGTTCAACTCTAGTATGA